The window GACAGAGGAGTTGAATCATCAATAGGCTCAAGAACTTTGGCTGTTTGTTGACATACAACTCGCTTTGTCGCTTTCTGTTCCCTAAGCATCTCATCCAATCTCTCTTGGACCTCAGAAGCTGTCCACGACTGTGTAGGTTTGCTTTTGAACACTAGAGACAGTTCCTTATCAGGGCAGTGTCGAATAAACATAACAGCCAGTTCTCTACTTCGATTTTCTAAAGTTCTGCCCTCCTCCCTAAGGCCCTGCTCAGCCACCTCAGCCGCTTTGTTCAACCTTATCCAATAATCCAGGGGACTTTCATTGGAGTAAGGTCTCACAGAGTAGAAATCGGCTAAAGGCATTCCTGAGCTACTGGAATCACTGAAATGGTGTCTCAATACTGTGAAAACAGCATCTACAGTTGGAGTAACCATTCTGTTACTCAACCAGACTTTTATGATATCTCTAGCCCTCCCCATTAGTCTATTTGTGACTTCTTCAACCCTTTCAGAGTTTACCACTTCTTTTTTATTAAGGTATACTCGCATCAGTTCTTCCCACTCCATCATGGAGCACTTATCTGTACCGTCTCCCCGATAATACGGTGGTGCAGTTATCTCAGACTTCAGTATCAAATTTAACTTGGAGGCATCGATAATGGTTGCATTCGACATCTTGGTGTCAGAAACATTACTGCTTTCTCCAAGACAACCACTAGGTGACAGACTTGAATGTCTAGTCTGCAACAGACTGTCTCTGATAGCTTCGCCAATTTCAGATCCAATTTGTCTGACAAGGTTACTCATGTCACTTGGAAGTCCTGAATCATGTTTGGTATACTCTGGGTTGCCCGATTTCGTTATTGGGCTACAGCCCACGTCAGGCCTAGCATCAACTGACAATCTCAGCAATCCACCCCTCCCAGTGCTTGCATACTCAGGACCCATAAACTGAAAACCTCTGTCAGGTGTGGCTAGTAGTGCACCCCTTCCTCTACCAGCCATCATTATGCGGTGTTCGAATGCTAACTTTTCCTCCTTGTCATCGGTCATAATGAATCCCCTCAATTCGCgtaatgcacacacaaataaatttgaTCCGAAAtcaaaatgactttaaagtaaaatgtcCATAGTTCCTTTACAGAAAGAATCGTCCCTTTGAAAGAAAGAAGTTAGAGTTCAAACCAGTCACTGATGAACCGCTCCAATCATGCAGATCAACGATGACATCAACACAGTCCCAGGAAAGACAGTCACTCTTACAGCGTCCCAGGCGGTCAGCAACCCGCAAGCCAAACTACTCCAGTCCCGCAGATCACCAATGAAGACGTCGACAGAGTCCCAGGAGATGTTCACCCTCGCAGCATCCCAGGCGGTCAGCAATCAGCAAACCAAACGacgggtcacggcaccaataTGTAGTGGGTTTGTTTCTGCGTTGTGTGTTGTTGATAAAAGAGACTCCATACAATGATGCAGGTGTCATGTGATTTACTTTCGGCTTCTCAGTTTCTGCATTAAAACATAACAGACACCATCAGACAGAAAAAGGAGAATCTCAGGTCTAGCCGTGCCTCTCATCGCCATGACATCCCgcgaaagagagagagttaCCGGAAATTACATCAGCTCTATCCTCGCGCTTACTCACGACATAACTTGCGTGGCAGCACTTCCTGAACATTTTGactaaattaacaaatttataaaaaggaaaaccaaaaacaatatgcaagaaatacaaatatacctatataaaaaaaatgaaaataatacttAATGTTGTGCTTGTAACCACATGACCGTGCATCACTCATGCAATCTCTCctaattacaatttcaaaataaaagtcctgtaTATTAGTACCATTAATTGAAagtaattacaataatctagTGTAACAACATTACACTTGCCACATCTGCATATAGTGTGGGATGTCCTCTATAAGAACTGACCGttcatttcttctacttattagaaacgGGGTCCTAATACCCCTCCAAATCGATTAATGTCCCATATCTCCTTTTCTACGAATCTTGCAATGATTTGAAAGAAGAATATAGTAGGCTTAAAACAGAAACATCAAACAGACCAATAAAAACACGAATATTAAAGCAGatgtacaaaaaacaaaaaaatcccgaaaaatgtcattatatatctcaattctgGGTGTCTAGAATGAAAAGCGCTGTGAAAGCGCATTCACTCTGTGTTAGTCCTGCAATTACCGTAATCATAGTAATACGCGTGCATCATAATTCCTATCGCGGCTGGTTTGACCGTGTTTTTCTGAACtgcggctggcttgaccgcGGTGATCTGACTAGGGGCGGTTTCTCCATTAGGCCGATCGGGCAACGCACCACCAAAGCGCGAAAGGgaggtattttttttctttcacattcAATCACAGTGTTACGCTAGCTTTTACTCTTCTAGACTGTTTGTTCCCGTATAGACTTTCatacaaagatttttttatttatttatttttttccaaactgCAGGCACTGCAATGCAATCTCTATGGGTTCCAGGATGGGTAGCACTAACGTGCTTTAGTCATCATGCGTAACCTTAACTTGTGCAGCGATTGGTCGGAACAAATATACCgctaataagaagaaatatgggtaacactttagaatactgttccatcattaatgaataactacacaagaacacatgagtaatgcaatattagcactctagtaactactagtaactaacaagcaactctgattattgaattagtaagtaatagtgcttagtcgaatgtggtagttcactattagctaatcagtaactattatttttttcatacctccccaagaactactaGGAACtactaatgtattattaattctaaagtaaaggtcatggtaacccactagtaatgactcaagtattaccaaattcttcagaaggaattactaattatttggatcagtattctaaagtgaagatcataactccctagtaattactgaagtcacTGTACACTTTTGAGATCtttgtaaggtcctggttagtaattcatttagctagatttggtaacacttaaatcattactagttgTTTTGTGTTggttaccgtgatcttcactttagaatactgatccaaataattagtttcttcagaaggatgtagtaacacttgagtaattactatccaaaaccttacatatatctcaaaagctcacaatgGCATCAGTTAATATTATGaagttatgatgattttcacttCAGAATAgtgatccaagtaattagtagttcaaTACACACAAACTGTGTATGTGCACTCTCTAGCTTTATGAACACATTTCAGTATGATCGCATGTCTGGcaagtgttttataatggacACTCGCTGAAGAAGCGTGTTTTTATAGGAGTTTGCTATGTACAGTGGTGTATTGGCATCAACATTCACTCTGACAGAAGAACTGTTCACTGGTCAGTCATGTTGAGCTGCCTTCGGATCACCACACTCAACAAattcataatgtttttattttattttttttaaagattttgctCTGTTTACTAATTCTGAAAACAGATccgtgtatatttatataactttaAGGTAACTGGTATAGTGGTCTGTTGGCGTCTCCGTGTGGTCCTGCTTGGTACTGCAGCTTGACTTGtagttatataaatatgtatagaaAATGGTCTAAACAAAtgtaacaacatttatttttatcacagATTTTGCTGTTGCACTGTTTACATCAATATTGAgttattattcaaattaaaaacaaaatgttttcatttttcttgaaaaaagCATGCAGAAAATATAGTTTCTAGTATCTTGAATTTGGTGAaacaattttctttatttaaaatgtttcatttcttAATACTTTTCCTTTTGTTATACTGGGATAAATCATATCGGCATGTATGCTAACATTTTTGGATGTGGCGCCCGACCTAGAAAATTTGCCACCAGCCGCCACTGGATCTGACCAATTGAATCCATCATTTCtgtccaacaaacaaacaaacaggagagtagattaacgtcGTGGACTTggacttgaaaaatggtgtgtattgacaTCTTTTAAGGGCTTGAATCAAGATATCTTCTGATgctcattcatgtttatttcatgctacaACTAGTAAAGATGAAGAGATGATTGGTTCatgtgccgcttgaactgaggcgctacagtgatctgtcacaacacattaaagagcaacaaaacagtatttattgtttgaatttcaaaaaaaaaaaattaactcaaAAAGTAACTTGATCTTTCTTGTATATCGGTGCATTGTCAGTGTCCTCTTTGCTccgtgatgtatttttcactgcatgagaACATGATATGTGGCATAAAAGTGCCATGGTTTGTCagacagtaactaaggggggtgggtctttgcgaagggtcaatttAGAGTAGCGGGAGGTTGCTGGCTCAGGTTCTGAAATGACAGCATGAACATCTTTCTTACAGTAGAAAATGacatctggagtttgtgcttGACTGCAGGGTTAAAATTAACATAACATGCTCTCTATGGCAAGCGTTTACTTTGCTTGGCAGTGGAATCTggtaaaatagattaaaaatagttattaataaataataaattactaatGAATGTATAATTACCAAACTAAAATGACATGTTCTAAATTTTTTCTCATGTTGTATAAAGACTAAACAGAAACATCTGAAATGACCCAAATTGCATAAAAATCTATTCCAAAGTAtactaaaataatgtattttatgtacatAAACCATAAATTGaatataaaagcacaaaaactcCAAATCTGGGACATATATCTATAACGTAAAACACTCTGCagtggtcgcaccacatgatattttcaaatttagtCAAAATTTACAAACACATAATTGGCCACCTAAGCAAAACAAGCTAGCTTCCCACAAAAGGTCACTatgaaatttataataaaaataaataattgtagaAATAACGTaatattcattgtttttttaggTCATACCACATGATATCCAAATGTGCTAACTACATACCAGCCATTAAAAAGgctatttttttcaaaatttgcttgATGCTTCCATGGGTCCTTGGCAAATTGGTATATGATGCAATGTCCTATCTTTGAATGGATTTCAACATGaaagtattattaaatataaatacaaatgcttTGCAATTTTATACCGGATTATAAAACACACTTTGGAAATCATGTGAAATAGTACAGAAAATTAATCTCAATAAATTTAGGGTAATTTCAGAGATGCTTCCAAAACAGTTGCACCGCACGATATTTTGATActttgaataacagaaaaattacaaataactaatgttttttgaaaggtTAAAATGAGTACATACATGAGAGAGGCACTTCattttttctgcatttaaaCCAATTTTTAACTGCAAAAAATGCAATCGCACAGAAAATTTAGGCATCATGTCATTGACCCACTTACATTTATAGgccaatatgaaaaaaaaaaaacaggatatGATTTTTGTGCTGTTCATTTTTTACTCACTCATCTGTGATCGGAtgttttctctctgtttttttaTCATCTTCATTCGTTCTTTAgctctctcttcctctgctctccttttttctttcatgtCCTGTAAAAACTTTCTGTCTAGTTCAAAGTGGCAGCTGTTGTTTTGAGCCACTGTCTCCTCAATCTTCTCTAGCAGCTCCTTGATCTGAGTGTCGTCACTCCTGTTCTGATTGTTGAGAACATGATATCTGTTCCCACATTTGTCCAGCAGCCACTGGAGATCTTTCCCTTCACTCTTGATGTGCTGCTCTATAGATGTGTCTAACAGTGTGTCTCCATATGTGAACAGCACTATAACGTGATTCCAGAATCTCTCACTGAAAAGATCCAGATGCCCCTGCAATACTTTTCCCACATAATCTTAAAATCTAGTGGCTGCACGCATGAGCATTAGTACAACGTGTGGTCCTGGAGGACAGAGAGACATGCTGAGCAAAATCTCCTGCTTTAGTATCTCAGGACTTTCCTCTGCAGGTATATTCCTCCACCATCCTGGAGCTTCAATGACAGTGATGTGTCTGTCTGCTACTTTTCCATGTCTACTCACACACAGGGCAGATCTCTTTAAGTCAAACACTTCTCTGCCCAGGATGGTGTTTCCTGATGAACTCTTACCAGCTCTTCTGTGACCCATTAACACAATCCTCAGCTCTGAGAGATGTTGATTGTCTCCTGCAAATCAATAATGCATATATTAACAGAATAGTTCACAATagttaaataataatcataatacaaTTCTGTGCATCAGTACAAACTGAGTGAACACCAAGTGTAGAGAACATGCAAGAATCAATCTGATTTAAGTTCATTTGGGGTACGAGATATGAAGTACTACTTAGAAACATTCTGAGAATATAAGGCCAGGGGCCGGTGGCATAAACtgcttagactagtcttaaaaagttagtcatGTAATAATTGTTTCTTCtagactggtcataactttttaaaaGCAGTTACAAAAGGTAGACTGGTCTAATTTGAAACAAATGTAAAACTGGTTATCCCTTGActaactgctagttggtcaaactagttcttaagacacagtcttaacatagTGGCTATGTTTAAGCAACCGGCCCCAGAACTGCACAAAATATACAGCCCTAGATGCTATACTGTTGAGAAGTACTTAAAGACAAATACAAGGTGCATTACATAGTGGCAGTATAGTGAACCAACAGCAAGTTCAAATTCTTAACAGATATAAAAATAGATAATAAAAATAGTCACTTGGTCAAAAATCATAACTTACAAAGTCCCTCAGTGAGTCATATTTATTTGAGGTGAAGCACAAACATGAATTCAAAATGCTGTAGTGTGTTATTGACTCTCAGCCACAACAGAGTTCCTCATCAttgctaaaaaataaagttgtttaACCAGTAGACCATTAGACTTTTAGCTTGGCACAAACTATGTAAAATGTTGTTGTCACAGATCAACTCTTACATGCATGTTCAGGAAGCACATATTGTGTTGGTATTATCCTTGGTTCAGAACTAACACAATTTCTAACGCATATTTCTGGtcaaatgttgaaaaaagtatGCTTTTCTGTGTAATCATGAGAGTAGTACTTTAAAGTAATACCGAAAAAGGTTCTGAATAATTTTCAAAAGAGAAAACTTACCAGTGTCCATTTTCACGTCTTTTGTTTTGTAGGAGCTTCTGAGTAAAGTTTCTCTAGCTATCAAGTTTTTACTTTCGCATTTGATCTGATTCCTGCCAAAGCATGTCTGCTATTTGCTCCAGTCAGGGTTCAAGAAAACAAGAAGTGTCACATATCCAGAGGTAGATAAAGTACACAAATCAAGTACCTTGAGTAAATGTACAGGTACGCTAATAAAACATTACTCCAGTAACAGTATAAAGTACTCCTTTTCAATTTTACTTGGGTaaaagtacaaaagtacttgatttttaatgtacttAAGCATTAAAAGCAAAAAGTGGCGTAcatcatttgaaaataattttacatcatTTCACATCATTTGAAAGTGCTGTGGCAGCAGGTTAGATGAATGGGCattaatttgtgttattttaactttgtttatttttaaattaatcctACCCTATTTTCAGATGTTAATACATAAATGTCTAGGCCTACATGTCACAACAGTGAATTAACACATGACAAGTTCAGCAACCCACATTTTGCTTCAGATTTCCATCAGAATGGCTTTCATTTGAATGCATCAGAAAATGACTGTATCTCTGCTACtggtttttaatgtttctttccATGCTTAGCCCTCTTCATCTACATATGCTCTACAATGGACAAAGTGGCCAGAAGGGTCATTTATGAACattcaaataattgtattatttcaaAACCTAATTTACATGCACAATTCAAAAATATTGAACTCAGTTCTGTCCGAACATGGCAAATGCTCTATATATGGTGGCATCCCCACGACCCTGCAGAGGACAAGAGGTTTAGAGAATGAATTGATAGATGGGTGGTGGTACGAACGTGCAAGtacatcttatttatttatttactgattgattgattggagTTCAATGAACAATGAAGAGGAATTAATTTGCAGTTACCCTTTACCCAAACAGGTTTCCACCTGGAAATTCACCTGGAATTTGCACCTTGCACTGAACTAAATATTTGTTGTCAACAATCTGATTTATGAATTAACCGTTGTTATGTATGGATTACTGAACGAATAAAGTAATGCATGATGATTAACAAACTGAAATTGACTGCGTAACGGTGAGGCTCTCTGCTAAGATGGAGGTAAATGAGCCTTAAAATAAGCAGAGTTTCAAAAGTATAGACACGTGACGTTGACATGATTTTAGAGTgagaaaagaaacagaaatattgtgaaattttattacaatttaaaatggaataaaaaagaataaatgtaatttattcctgtgatgtcaacGCTAGattgtcagcatcattactccagtccttagtgtcatatgatccttcagaaatcactcatGTTGTTTATGcgcattttgtaaattttctattTCAACAACCATTTGTAAGGTGAGGAAGTCTTGTAATATCCCTTAATCACTAGAAAACTGCCACAAAGGCATGATTCTCATCTTGCTCCGAACTAGATTGCAACTAATTAATCAATTCTCAGCTGTCTTTCACATGCATGATCCATGTAAAACAATGCAATCCATGATTCTGAATGATTACCTTATTCACACTCCatagtatttataaattatttcaaaGAATACCATGGTTGCATCATGGAACAAGTATAAAAGACACGGTATTGTATACTATAGTACAATATAGTAAAGTAATACTGTAGTACCATTTTGTTATTATAGAATCCCAATATAGAGTTTAAGTTAAAAGAGAGTTTACTTCACTATCTCTGTTGCTCAAATtgatgcatccttactgaaaaaagtattaatttctttttctttttattttatggttgcGTACCACAgtttacaaaacaaataaatatgaaatatttagtaGCAAAAactatttcttgagcaccaaatcagcatatcagaatgatttctgaaggatcatgtgacaatgaagactggagtgataATGCTGAAAATGAAATCACTGGGGAAATTGTAGTCTTGGACGGATGCGGTTTAAACAGACCGTTTGTCATATCAGCTGTCAGAAGTCAACAATTCATGCAAGAATGAATTTACACAGAATTACCTGAATTCATCAAGTAGTAAAAAGGGaagaaattatttcattttcatttcatttagtcattttgcagacgctttcatccaaagcgacttacaattggggaatacataaagcgattcatcttgaagaggcaatcagacagacgaagtgcttgcaacaccaagtctcaggcattgttcaaataaatacaaactaccaaaggaaggaatacattttttttttttttttgtcaagtcaagtgctgtcgaaagagatgagttttcagttgttgcttgaagattgacagggatccagcaatccggataggggtgggaagatcgttccaccagccaggaatggtgaacgagaatgttctggagagtgattttgagcctctctgtgatggtaccacgaggcgtcgttcactagcagatctcagatttctggaggggatgtagtttgttagtagagagtgcaagtaaacgggtgctgagcctgtggttgttctatatgcaagcatcagtgtcttgaacttgatgcgagccgcgactggtagccagtgcagggagataaagagaggtgtaacatgggctcttttgggctcgttgaagaccagtcgtgccgctgcattctgaatcatttgtagaggtttgactgtgttagacggaagtccagccagaagagcattgcaatagtccagcctagaaatgacaagggcctggacaagaagttgtgcagcatgctctgtcagaaagggcctgatctttctgatgttatatagtgcaaacctgcaagatcgagcagtctttgcaatgtggtctttgaaggtcagctgatcatcaaagattacaccaagatttctgaccgaagttgatggggttattgttgatgaacctaactggatcgtgaagtcatgctgtagagtcggagtggccgggaggacaagaagctcagtctttgccaggttgagctgcaggtgatgttctttcatccatgccgagatgtccgccaggcaacctgagatccttgcagctactgttggatcatctggttgaaaagagaggtagagctgtgtgtcatcagcgtagcaatggtatgagaatccatgtgcctgtatgatgggacccagtgatgtagtgtatgtggagaagaggagggtccaagaactgatccctgaggaaccccagtgaccagtgtatgtgctttggatacctcccctccccaggccaccctgaaagacctaccagtgagataggattcaaaccagcgaagtggaatgccagtgatgcccagtgctgagagggtggacaggagtatctgatgattgacagtgtcaaaatcggcagatagatccagcagaatgaggactgatgatttggaatgggcttttgcaattcgcagggcttcagtgactgaGAGTAGCGCAGTCTCGGTTGAGTGGCCACtgctgaaacctgactgtttaacatccagtttgtcgttctgtgaaagaaacagtgagacttggttgaagacaactcgttcaagtgttttcgctatgaacggaaggagagagacaggtctgtagttttctataagagaagtgtttaatgtaggttttttgagcagtggggttacccgagcctgcttgaacgcagtggggaagatgcctgtgaggagggatgtgttgatgatgtgtgtgagtgcaggtaagagtgtgggagagattgcttggagaaggtgtgaggggattgggtcaagaggacatgttgtaggatggttggagaggagaagcttggatacttcagcttcagtgaggggacagaaagagaagatgggagttttagcaatggatgtggtagggtgagggtcctgtgtgcgtggaggtgaaaactgaccactgattgatctagttttgtctgtaaagaaagtggcaaagtcatcagctgtaatagaggtggtgggaggtggtggagggggacagaggagagaattaaatgttctgaagagattacgcatgtctggagcgctgtcgatcttgttatggaaatgtgaggatttggcagtgtggactttagcagagaaggatgtgagcatagactggtacctactgaggtccgacagatcgtttgatttgcgccattttctctctgccgctctgagtgtagtccgatgttcacgaagaacctcggataaccaggggttggaaggagtgGCCCGTGCTGGCCTAGAGGAGaaaggacaaatgtcgtctagacaagaggttaaggtagagcataaagtctcagtagctgcgtttacatccagagatgagaaatgggtgggtgaaggaagagaggaggatactacagaggacagatgggaaggagaaagggagcgcaggtttcgtctaaaagtaactggtaggggggttggtggcacaggagaagcaaagtgtaatgtaaatgtaatgaagaaatggtccgaagtATGTAGAGGTTGTACCAGAAttttatctgcagtacaattgcgtgtgtaaattaagtcaagttggttgcctgatttgtgcgtgctagtagtggtaaggcgtttgagatcaaatgaagctaggagtgaatggaagtctgtagcataaggtttgtctaggtgaatgttgaaatcaccaaagactaagagtggagtgccatcctccacgaaagaggacagcagcccgtccagcttCTCTAGGAaagtggctagaatttggctagggggacggtaaatgaccacaatctggagttttatcggagctgatacagtaatggcatgagattcaaatgagttgtaattgcatagggaagagcgggttgagtatttccaattgttagaaatgagcagaccagtgcctccaccccggCCAACTAGACGCGgggtatgagagaaagagagattagtagagagagcagctggggttgctgagtcttctggacgaatccaggtctcagtcaagcccaagatgctgagcgtggattttaaagaaaagcagaaatgaagtcagctttgttgacagctgactgacaattccagagacccacagagaaggaaagaggtgtagtggaggaggtagagataaggcgaGGTTAGCAGGGTTACGTTGCCGTCTCGTGggacgttagagcgtggttgagagagaaccggaatggtttggaaacacatgatagaggtggcaggaaagaggatggaaacggagagtgtgtaagggaagggggaaaaaagaaaatatacttaagtgtgtcgccgagtcgttgctcggttaaagtcgcaggaaaagtcgatggtctttacctcgccggtcttcacacgaggaggctgaacgccTGCCAGCGccggacctctgataaatacagcctaacacactacagtgaaaacagctgtggccggcttctgattggcccagccaatagccaagtgcaaataactcaagacgaaactaacacttcgcttgcaaggagcaaagaaaatgatccaggttccttcttaattactttttttaattaatttttttaccaTTCAGTTACTTCAGACTTTTattatataactaaaaatacatgttttgaatgtttatcAATCAATTAGCATAAAATACCCATCATCATAACACAAGCAAAAGTCTCCAATGAAATGAAGTCACACTACATTAGTCTTTTAGGGTC is drawn from Onychostoma macrolepis isolate SWU-2019 chromosome 16, ASM1243209v1, whole genome shotgun sequence and contains these coding sequences:
- the LOC131522248 gene encoding uncharacterized protein LOC131522248, coding for MRNLFRTFNSLLCPPPPPPTTSITADDFATFFTDKTRSISGQFSPPRTQDPHPTTSIAKTPIFSFCPLTEAEVSKLLLSNHPTTCPLDPIPSHLLQAISPTLLPALTHIINTSLLTGIFPTAFKQARVTPLLKKPTLNTSLIENYRPVSLLPFIAKTLERVVFNQVSLFLSQNDKLDVKQSGFSSGHSTETALLSVTEALRIAKAHSKSSVLILLDLSADFDTVNHQILLSTLSALGITGIPLRWFESYLTDDPTVAARISGCLADISAWMKEHHLQLNLAKTELLVLPATPTLQHDFTIQLGSSTITPSTSVRNLGVIFDDQLTFKDHIAKTARSCRFALYNIRKIRPFLTEHAAQLLVQALVISRLDYCNALLAGLPSNTVKPLQMIQNAAARLVFNEPKRAHVTPLFISLHWLPVAARIKFKTLMLAYRTTTGSAPVYLHSLLTNYIPSRNLRSASERRLVVPSQRGSKSLSRTFSFTIPGWWNDLPTPIRIAGSLSIFKQQLKTHLFRQHLT
- the LOC131522475 gene encoding GTPase IMAP family member 8-like encodes the protein MDTGDNQHLSELRIVLMGHRRAGKSSSGNTILGREVFDLKRSALCVSRHGKVADRHITVIEAPGWWRNIPAEESPEILKQEILLSMSLCPPGPHVVLMLMLLFTYGDTLLDTSIEQHIKSEGKDLQWLLDKCGNRYHVLNNQNRSDDTQIKELLEKIEETVAQNNSCHFELDRKFLQDMKEKRRAEEERAKERMKMIKKQRENIRSQMSE
- the LOC131522474 gene encoding uncharacterized protein LOC131522474, producing the protein MTDDKEEKLAFEHRIMMAGRGRGALLATPDRGFQFMGPEYASTGRGGLLRLSVDARPDVGCSPITKSGNPEYTKHDSGLPSDMSNLVRQIGSEIGEAIRDSLLQTRHSSLSPSGCLGESSNVSDTKMSNATIIDASKLNLILKSEITAPPYYRGDGTDKCSMMEWEELMRVYLNKKEVVNSERVEEVTNRLMGRARDIIKVWLSNRMVTPTVDAVFTVLRHHFSDSSSSGMPLADFYSVRPYSNESPLDYWIRLNKAAEVAEQGLREEGRTLENRSRELAVMFIRHCPDKELSLVFKSKPTQSWTASEVQERLDEMLREQKATKRVVCQQTAKVLEPIDDSTPLSHRSETATPATDNGALDKVLTMLEKALVCNAQSMRGGWSKNPNRQSRECRVCTSKDHSTTAHCKMYNLCFKCFSSGHMSFNCEKTVPRETTGRRGDDEPQGN